The Triticum urartu cultivar G1812 chromosome 6, Tu2.1, whole genome shotgun sequence genome includes the window GATGTGGGAGAGATCCCAGAATTTGGAGGCCACTGTGAGAGAAGCATGGGGTAATGAACGAGAGAGCTGTTCTCTAGCTGATGTCGCACATAAACTAAAGGGCATACAAAACTCACTGTCACAATGGCCGAAGAAGGACTTTGGTTCAGTTACATGGaacataaaaaaagaaaagaagacGTCTCAAGGAACTGCTGGAAAGGCCGAACCAGGGAGAAAATGCAAAGATGATAAAGAAAGTGTCGGGTGAGTTAGGTGAACTTCTGATCCGGGAAGAGGTAATGTGGCGGCAACGGTCACGCGCAACTTGGATCAGAGAAGGCGACCAGAATACCAAATTTTTTCATAGGAAAGCTACTTGGCGACAGAAGAAAAACAGGATATCCAAGTTAAAAGATGAAAATGGAGTATGGATAGAAAATAAGACGGCTCTAAACAGCTTAGCCACAGACTTCTTCAAAGAACTATATACGAAAGAGAAGGGTGTTGCACCTTTTGAGCTGTTGGGACTTCTACCACGGAGGGTACAGGATGAGATGAACAAAAAGTTGACCCAAGAGTTTACTGAAAAGGAAATAAGTGATGCCCTCTTTCAGATCGGGCCCCTCAAGGCACCGGGTCCGGACAGCTTCCCGGCTCCTTTCTTCCAACGAAACTGGGAAGTGATGAAGAACGATGTGATTACGGCCGTGCGGATTTTTTTTTAAACGGGATCATGCCCGAAGGGATCAATGACACATCCATTGTACTTATTCCTAAGGGGAAGAATCCGCAATGTCTAAAAGATTTCCGCCCAATAAGCCTCTGCAACGTAATTTACAAGGTTATTTCCAAATGCTTAGTTAATCGCTTGCGACCACTGTTAGATGGATTGATTTCGGAGACCCAAAGCGCTTTCATTCCGGGGAGGCTGATCACTGACAACGCCATCATAGCTTTCAAATGTTTTCACAAGATCCAGCATAGCAAAAATCCCCGTGACACGCATTGTGCCTACAAATTAGACCTCGCCAAAGCATATGACAGGGTGGATTGGGACTTTTTGGAGGGTGCTATGGAGAAGTTGGGTTTCAATGCGCTTTGGATAAGTTGGGTAATGAAATGTGTAAAATCAGTCCGTTTTTCAGTGAAAATGAATGGAGAAGTACTCGAACCTTTCATCCCCTCGAGAGGACTCCGGCAAGGTGACCCACTAAGCCCTTATTTATTTTTGTTCGTTGCTGATGGGCTTGCTACCATTTATAATAATGAGGTTCGAGGAGGGAACTTGTCTCGGTGAAGGTGGCTCGCAATAGCCCGGGGATATCAAACTTACTGTTTGCGGATGATAATTTGGTGTTCTTTAAAGCTTCCTGTGACCAAGCCAGAATAGTGAAAAGCACCCTCAATATGTTCCAGAGATGTACAGGCCAACTCTTAAGCAGCAGCAAGTGTTCCATTTTATTCAGTGAGAGTTGCCCTAGTGCTTTGCAAGATGAAATCAAGGCGATCCTAGCTTGTGACTCCTCTATGTTCGAAAGCAAGTACCTGGGGCTCCCAACCCCGGAGGGTAGAATGAAAGATGAGAAGTTCCAGCCTATAATGGACAGATTCTTGAAAAGGTGTAGCGATTGGGATGGAAGACATATGTCTTTTGCTGCGAAAGAGGTGCACGTCAAAGCAATTGTTCAAGCGCTGCCAACCTTTGCTATGGGTGTTTTCAAGTTCTCAGTGGGCTTCTGCGAGAAGTACGAGCGTTTCATTAGGGAATTCTAGTGGGGAGAGGAGGAGGGACAAAGGAAAGTTCACTGGATGGCGTGGGAACATATGATTAAGCCGAAGAGAGCAGCAGGGATTGGCTTTCGTGACATGCAAATTTTCAACCAAGCTCTCTTAGCGAGACAAGGTTGGCGCCTCATTCAGAATCCAGACAGCTTGTGTGCGAGGGTTTTGAAATCCAAATACTATCCAAAAGGTGATCTACTGGATACCGTCTTCTCCTCTGACGCTTCCCAAGCATGGAGAGGTATAGAGCATGGTCTAGAACTGCTGAAGAAGGGCCTGATTTGGAGAGTGGGAAATGGGAAGAAAATCCAATCCAAAGAGATCAATGGGTTCCTAGGAAGAGTGGGCTGAAGATTACCACTTTCAAGAGGCGATCAAGATTACAGTGGGTGAATCAGCTAATGAAGAGAGGAGGAAATGAATGGGATGAGGACTTGATCCACCAATTATTCCATAGATATGATGCGGAAGAAATTTGCAAAATTAAAACTCCAAGGAATGAGGTGGATGATTGTGTTGCTTGGCATGAGGAAAGAACGGGGATTTTCTCTGTCCGGAGTGCTTACAAGCTGGGAGCTAACATAAAACAGCTCGGCAATATGAGGGCATCCAGCTCTGGAACTGAAGCGGACAACAGAGGCTTTTGGGACATGATCTGGAAAGCAAAAGTCCCAGAAAAAGTTAAGATCTTTGTGTGGCGGGTGGCCATTGAAACCCTCCCCACAAAGAAGAATAAATGGAAACGAACTATTGAGACTGACAGTGTCTGTACGATCTGCGGGAGGGAAGAGGAAGATGAGTTCCATGTTGTCATCAAGTGCACCAAAGCACGAGCGATCAGAGAGGAAATGCGAAAGCATTGGAACTTGCCGGCGGAGAATCAATTTCGTTTTACTGGAAACGATTGGCTTCAGAATCTTCTGGGCAAACATACTGCCGATGTACGTAGCAAAACCATGCTCCTGTTATGGAGGACCTGGTGGCTCCGTGATGATTGCATTCATGGGGAGGGCAAAGCAACGATAGGACATCCGTGATGATTGCATCCATGGGGAGGGCAAAGCAACGATAGGACAGTCCGTCCAGTTCCTAGCTAAATATGCTACAGAGATTGGAATTAGTGGATCAGTGAACCACCCTTACTCCGACACATACCACCTGATGGGAGACCAAGGCGCACATGTTATAGACACGAGGCGCGAGGAAATCATAAGAGGGAAGCTACCTTGGGGGCAGAATATGAAGTGTGACAGTGTGGACAGTGCTGACGTAGCTGGGCATGCATTCCATCCGGGTGCGCCAAGGGAGGAACAAAGACAGACAACGGGGAGCCTGTGGGAACCACCTGATGCGGGCATCTGGAAACTGAATTCAGACGCATCTTTCCTTCCAAGACACCGGGGATACTTCGGCGGGAATTATTGTTAGAGATCACCGGGGTGTGGTTGCTTTGGCTTGTGGACAACGACCCTCCATGAGGATATGTTGTTTGGTCTCGGCGTTCTGAAGAAATATTACAATGGTCCTGTATGTGTGGAATCTGATTGTGCTACAGTCCCATCTTTACTGCACAGCACATCTTGTAATCAGTCTGCGCTTTTCCCCCCGGTTACGGACATCAGGCACCTGACAAAAGTGTTCAAGGAAGTAAGCTTCAAAGCAGTTAAAAGGTCCAGCAACATGATGGCACATGAGCTAGCCGCTCTCGCTAGGAGACAATGACAGTTTTTTACTTTCGGAAATGTTCCTCCAAACCTCAGAGATATCCTCATGGAGGATTGTAATCCTAGTCCGTGAGTAATATAACTTGTGGCTGGCTTTTTCTCAAAAAGATAAAAAAAATTCTAGATGAGTTTGACCATTGACTTTACAAGTAATCATCGTGGAAAAGCATAAACATTCCCCTACCAACCATTCGAGCAACATCGATCCAAGCTGCCATGGCCGCCGTGCTCCCGATCTGCCTGCTTCTCTTTCTTCTCCTCGCCATCCCGCTCACCCTCTTCAAATCCAGGCGCCCAGCGCCTCATCGTGGCCCCGGCGGCAGGGCCGTGCGGCTCCCGCCGGGGCCGTGGGCGCTGCCGGTCATCGGCCACCTGCACCACCTCGCCGGCGCTCTCCCACACCGTGCTTTGCGCGACCTCGGGCGGCGCCACGGCCCGCTGATGATGCTCCGCCTTGGCGAGCTCGACGCCGTGGTCGCGTCGTCCCCTGACGCCGCGCGCGAGATCATGAAGACCCACGACGCCTCCTTCGCATCCAGACCTCTGACTTCCATGCAGCAGATGGCGTACGGCGACGCCGAGGGCCTCATCTTCGCGCCCTACGGCGACGCGTGGCGGCAGCTTCGCAAGATATGCACCGTCGAGATCCTCAGCTCCCGCCGCGTCCAGTCCTTCCGCCCCGCCCGCGAGGAGGAGCTCGGGCGCCTCCTCCGCTCCGTCGCGGCGGCTTCTGCCTCGTCTTCGCCGGTGAACCTGAGCGAGCGCATATCGGCGTACGTCGCTGATTCTACGGTGCGCGCCATCGTCGGCGGCCGGTTCAAGCAGCGGGACACGTACCTGAAGATGCTGCAAGAGGGACTCAAAATCGTGCCCGGGATGACCCTTCCCGACATTTTCCCCTCCTCGCGCCTCGTGCGGCTCCTTAGCAGCGTCCCCGGCAGGATACAGCGCCATAGCCAAGGCATGAAGCTGTTCATGGACACCATCATCCAGGAGCACCAGGAGAACAGAGGCCCGGGCGGTGACGGCGACAAAGAAGACTTGCTCGACGTGCTCCTGAGACTCCAAAAGGAAGCGGACTCCCAGTATCCACTCACCACTGACAACATCAAGACCGTCATGCTGGTAAGCCCCGCTTTTGCGAAATCGCCGTGCTAGAAATTCCTCTCCGAAACTCCTTGATCAATTAGCTCCTCTGTTTCTTGATGTCGTTGTTAGGACATGTTTGGCGCCGGCAGCGAGACGTCGGCGACGACGCTGCAGTGGGCGATGGCGGAGCTGATACGGAACCCGCGGGTTATGCGGAAGGCGCAAGACGAGGTCCGGCAGCAACTCGCCGGGCACGGCAAGGTGAAGGAGGCCGACCTGACAGATCTGCGATACCTTGGGTTTGTCACCAAGGAGACGCTGAGGATGCACCCGCCGGCGCCACTTCTGCTGCCACGCAGGTGCGGGAGCCCGTGTCAGGTTCTGGGCCTGGACGTGCCGGAGGGGGTCATGGTGATCGTGAACGCGTGGGCGATCGGCATGGACCCGGTGCACTGGGACGCGCCCGAGAAGTTCGCGCCGGAGCGGTTCGAGCAGAACGGGAGGGACTTCAAGGGGGCGGACTTCGAGTTCGTGCCGttcggcggcgggaggaggaTATGCCCCGGCATGGCTTTCGGGCTGGCGCACGTGGAGCTCGCACTGGCGGCGCTGCTGTTCCATTTCGACTGGGAGCTGCCAGGCGGGGTGGCGGCCGAGGATCTGGACATGACGGAGGAGTTTGGTGTCACGGCACGGCTCCGGTCTGACCTTGTCGTGGTTGCCGTCCCTCGCGTCGCCGTGGCCACGGAGTAAACGCACTTTTGGTGATGTGCATCCTATATTCGTTGATCTTGTGCGAGTTGATTAGCCCATCGTGCTCGCGTGGCATGACAGGGTGACACCAGGCCCTTTGTCAATGAGTAGGTTGAGCTGGAGTGATGCTTTTTTGCAGAAACACCCCTGAATTAATAACAAATCTTGTAAAAACATGAAAAGCCACTACATGTCTCTATGACGGTTGGGCCCCACCCACCAggaaacaacacaaagggcaaaTTAGTATGAAAAATAACGGGTACAATGCATCATAAGTCCTAAAACTACCGAAGGTGTGTCAGTTTAGTACTATAACTTTAAAATTGTAGTTTTACTTTCTAAAACTATTGGAGGTGTGTCAGTTTAGTCCTATAACTTCAAAACTACAGTCTTGGGTCCCAAAActatgtaagtttgtccatctcaagttCTAAACTTGCATGTCCAACATTGACCCGCCAACGTGTCGCTTTGAGATGCTTGGACTGTTGCAGAACGGTCATctcagcctcacaccgcagtagCAGATCGCACAACATCCAATTGCTACCCACCGATGGCTCGTGTTACGATTGTGTCACTCTCGCGAACCTTTGCGCCAACTTTGCAGCTTCCGCGCACTCCTTCGTGTTATCGACCAGCGGCGACAATTCCCGACTCGTGGCCATGCTCGTGCCCAAACAACAACCTTCACGACCAGCTCTACGCCAAGGGTGCCATGAGAGAGGGGGTTGGCTTCCTCCATCCCGATTGGCTCGGGGTCTTCCCGATGGACGCACTAAGGGAGAGGGATGTCATCCTCCATTTTGACTAGCTCGGGGTCTCCCCGACGAGCACGCCAAAACTCTCGGCGAGGCTGCCCTGTGGCTCATGGCCACACAGGTGGTGGGCGGGCATATTGGAACATGCACTACAATATGAAAGCGTATAAACCACTTTTTGGAAAGTCAACACATATAAAGGGCTCATTTTGAAAGCGTGCAACATAGATGTTAGCCATGCAAACTTAGAACCTGAGATGAACAAATTTACATTGTTATGGGACGAAAAACTGTTGTTTCGAAGTTATAAAACTAAACTGACACACCTTCAATAGTTTTCAGTATCCAAAGCTGTAGTTTCGAAGTTATATGACTAAACTGACACATCTCCCATAGATTTAGGATTTATAATGCATTTTACTCAAAAATAACATGCACGAGGTTCGAACCCGCGATCTCCTTCTACAAAGGCGGTTGTGCAAGCCAAAGACACGTTCAATTTGTTGTCCACTCGTGATAACGAAGCTTAATGACCTATagaacaacacacacacacacaccaagtTAAATAGGCTGCAGTCACTTTAGCCCTTttcatttttttttattttttttaatttggTGAAAATATGTGAATTATAATGAGAGTAAAAAATAAAGATAAAATTTTTGTGTGTTATACGAATCAAAACAAAATAACTTATTTGAAAGAATGCTCGTGTAACTATACAAAATATTAACGTTTTACCTGAAAAATGAATTATAAATTAAATAATATGAACAATGGGATGTAGTAACTGCGGCCCATTTAAGCCCCTTGCGCGTGTTGGTGTATAGAACATTAGGCCTACTTATCTTAGATTGGCATTAAATTTGAATTGGTTCGGTTGCTACCACAACCAGGTTTTTTGATGTGGTCTCTGGTTTGAACCCGCGTTGACACTATTTTTTTTACATATGAACTTTCCCTTCGTACTGTTCACGCCCAACCGTCATAGAGATGTATAATGGCATTTCTTGGGCTTTTTACAAGATTTGTTATTAATTCAGGGGTGTTTAAAAAAGCATCACTCCAGCTCCGCCCAGTCATTGACAATGGGCCCGGCGCCACCCTGTCACGCCACGCGAGCTGCATATATGGCTACATACGAGAATCGAACCATGCATGCACCTTGAGACAAGTTCCGACACCAATTTTTCGGATTTTTAACTTGTGGCACCAAACTGCACATGCTGTGCAACTTCATTTAACACTGATGCATTTACCTAAAAAAGGATCGTGGGGTTCGCCCAACCAGACATGTCACCCCTAATCAAGAGAATGAGACAGTTTGGCTAGCCTATCAGCATCTGTATTGGCAGCTAGTCCTTCAAAGGTGAATTAGCAGTTAAACGTTGCCACGCTCATCTTGATCCCATTGATAATCGAGCCATACCTTCCATGAGTACCTCTGCTGATGTCATTCACCATTAGCTTGAAGATCCTCAGCGAGGGATAAGGCTTCACGGCATGCGACAACTTTCAAACATGCCACATCGAGTACACCATGAACCACCAGGGAAGAGCTTCCCAAGAATTTTCCAAATTCATTCCGGGAGACTGCAACCACCGATCCTCCTCTCGTGGATCTCGCAGTCCTGGCGTCAACATGGATTTTAGCATAACCCATGGGGAGGTGCTTTAGGTATTGTATGAGCAGCCCTTGGCGCGACCTATGCTTGTGTAGCTTTTTTAGGAGTGGCATCAACCTCTATTATGGACTTGTAGATAAACTGATGAGTGGTCGAAGGGCTTTGGAAGATTTCCTCATGGACCGCTTTCCTCCTAGACCACCAACTCACAACGTCATTACCACCTAGACAAATTCCTCATGTGATAAAGTCTCAATCATGGGAAAAAGCCATTGCTTGGCACTTGGTCCTGTAGTCCCACAAAGATGATCTACAAGTTCTCCATCAACAAGTGCCCACACGTACCTGGCCATCAAGAATTCAAGCAAGGAGTGCCTTCAAGAGTCCTCAGCTCCACACAATCTGCACACGCTCGTAGTCGTCATATTCCAGTGTGCTCTCACATCTTCAGCGGGTAGGGAGTGTTCAGAAAGCCTCCATAAGAACATACAGATCTGTCTGGAACCATGGTCTTCCTTTATCCCTTGCACGAGACAGTCTACCATTGAGTACACTGCTATGCAAGAATCAACAGTTTTAGTGGACCCCAGCTGCTCAAGAGGCGTTTGAAGCTTCAAAAATTACACTAATCTCAGCTCCAACTCTTGCATTGCCAGACTTCACGAAACCCTTTATCGCAGAGATAGACACGTGTGTACAGTGTAGGAGCAGTTCTACAACGGGAAGGACATCATATTGCCTATCTCAGTAAGGCCATAGGTCCCAGAACAAGAGGGCCTTCCCCATATGAAAAGGAGTATCTAGCGATGGTGCTATTCATGGGTCAATGGAGAACATACCCGCGGTTTTCTGAATTCATCATTAAGACAGACCAAAAAAGCCTAATTCACCTACAAGAGCAATGGCTACACACTCCATGACAACAAAAAGCCTTCACGAAGTTGTTCGGACTACAATATCAGATACAATATAAAAAAGTGTTGAAAACAGTGTTGCCGATGCATTGTCTCGAAGACCTTTGCAAGCAACATAGTAGTTGAACTCAATGTCAGTATGTCGACCAACATGGCTCTTAGAGGTCACACAAGGTTACAAACAAGAACCAAAATCAGAACAACTCATTAATTAATTGGCTTTAGCACCAGTAGCCAATGGCAAGTTCACCTTCCACCAAGGAGTGCTTAGGTTTCAGGCATGAGTGTGGTTAGTCAACAATCCGAAGTTACCAAATCAAATCATGTGTGCCCTGCATGATAGCTTGTGGGCGCCCACTAGGGGTATCCGGCTACAGATAgcaggaacaagcagttgtttgCATGGTCGGGGATGAAAGCTCACATCAAAGAACATGTGCAAACGTGCCAAATTTGCCAGCAGGCAAAACCCGATCGATCACTATACCTAGGTTTGCTTCATCCTCTACCCGTCGCTAATGTTGTTGGGACGGGGTCTCTCTTGACTTCATCGAAGGATTACCAATTTCTGGAAGAGCAAACCGTATCTTGGTGGTGGTTGACACATTTTCCAAGTATGCCCACTTTCTGCCAATCTCACATCCGTATATAGTTCAACGGATGGCACAACTGTACATTGAGAACATATAAAAGTAATGGCATGCTAGAAGCCTTGGTCTTTGACAGGGTTGCAATATTTATGAGCAAAGTGTGGCAAGCAATCTTCACCTTGCAAGGAGTAGAATTGAAAATGAGTTCAGCATACTATCCTCAAACGGATGGGCACACGGAATAGGTCAATTAGTGCCTGGAGACGTATTTAAGATGTTTTGTTCAGAGCAGACCAAAAAATGGAGCAACTGGTTGGCTCTAGCTGAATTCTGGTATCGCACGGCTTTCCGTTCAACTCTGGGCAAAACACCATTCTTGGTGGTTTATGGAAAGGAGCCGAGGCAGTTGGGCATCACAGCAGAATAGAAGACACAAATACCTGAACTAAACGCATAGTTAGAAGAGACAACAAATGTAGGATGTGCTACAACAACATTTGACTTTGCGAAGCAAATTATGAAAGATTAGGCTGACAAGAAAAGTTCCTAGCACGAGTTCCAAGTGGGGGATCAAACCTTTCTCAAGCTTCAACCATACATATCCAAAGATCAGTGGCTGGTCGGGCTAATCACAAATTTAGCTTCAAGTTCTTTGGAGCTTTCCCGGTGATCAGGCGCATCAATGCAATCACTTACGAACTCAAGTTGCCGGGGGTCCTCAATTTTCCCGATATTCCACGTTTCATAGCTCCGCCAGGCTTTGATCCTAGGTACAAATGTGTCATCTCATTTTCCTGCAGTTTCGGGTGTGCCCAATACTCCGGTGGAGATCCTGGATCATCGTTGGCGCCGCGGCGCACGCAAGGTTCGCGAACAAGGCCTCATACGCTAGCAAGACGAAGTGGCGACACAAGAAACATGGGAGACCTCGAAGATATAAAGTGTCGTTTCCCACAAGCTCCGCCTTAGGGTCAAGACAGTtctgaagaaagaggggatgttAGCAACCTGACAAGTGGAGATGCATTCACGCCAAGGTCAGGAGAGGAAGAGCAACCGGCACAAGAGAGAAAAGAGGCATAACCACAAGTTTAAAAGGCTGCAGTGGGTATCCTACATGTTTGGGCCTATGGTCCAATAAATGTGGGGGCTGGCTAGGTGTCAGGTGGTTGGTTTTATATTTTGGGCTAGTCACCTTTTTGTTCCTTTGCACACTTGCTACACTTGCTGACCAGGCCTTCCATTCTGAGCTAACTGCATCTCTTCTCCGGGATTCATCCCATTCCAAGAATGCATGGATGTGACAGCTACACTAGCGGCTTAGAGCATCTTCAGTCGTTCGCCCCCAGGGGCTTGAAATAGCGCCGCCCTGGTGGCGCGCTGGCTGAAAAAACGGCGTGGGGCGATCGGGTtcccagccgccgcccccagGTCACCCCCAGGCGCTGTTTTTAAAGGTTTTAAAAACACACTCGGCCGAAATTCGGCCAAACACGACACAGATTCCACGAAATTAGGCGTTCCATCGTTTTTTACATATTGAAAACATAAATCTAAAACAAAATAGAAaaactactactactactgtcGCGCCACCGCTGCCCGCGCCCGCCGTGCCGCGCCGCATACATGCCGAAGAGCTTGATGAAGGCGCTGTAGTCGCCTCCGTCGTCATcgtcctcctccttcttcacGTCGCCACCGTCCCTGCTGGACCCCTACCCGGGGTCACCTTGGTGGCGGCGGCTCGTCGTCGCTGTCCTTGAGGACGATGACATCGCCCTCGCCGCGGCCAGGGCGCCGAGAGGCGATCTCCTCTAGGGCGTGACGCTGGCACTCCATCTCCAGCCGGGCCCAGTCCTCACGTGCCCACTTGATGGCAGCCTCGTCGGCGGCGGCCATGTCCTCATGCTCGCTCTTCATGGCGACGAGGCCCagctccgtctttggcttgacgagGCGGGGGGAAAGAGCAGAGGAGGCACGACCACCCTTGTTGATGACAGGGCGCCGCCGCGGGTGCCCCGACTGAGCGGCATCTCcacgggctcggccttgacgctgGCAAGCGTCGACAAaccggaggagcgggagcaggaGGAGGAAGAGAACCCTCCCTCCATGCGCCTCGTTAGCCAAGGGTTGCCACTGCGGCGGGGGACCGGCACCGGGGCCGCCGGGTACTCGAGCGTCGGCTCATTGCCACCCTCGAGGCGCTCGAGGACGAAGTGGGGCGTGCGCCCGGGGATgcccctgaaggaaatatgccctagaggcaataataaagttgttatttatatttccttatatcatgataaatgtttat containing:
- the LOC125512195 gene encoding premnaspirodiene oxygenase-like produces the protein MAAVLPICLLLFLLLAIPLTLFKSRRPAPHRGPGGRAVRLPPGPWALPVIGHLHHLAGALPHRALRDLGRRHGPLMMLRLGELDAVVASSPDAAREIMKTHDASFASRPLTSMQQMAYGDAEGLIFAPYGDAWRQLRKICTVEILSSRRVQSFRPAREEELGRLLRSVAAASASSSPVNLSERISAYVADSTVRAIVGGRFKQRDTYLKMLQEGLKIVPGMTLPDIFPSSRLVRLLSSVPGRIQRHSQGMKLFMDTIIQEHQENRGPGGDGDKEDLLDVLLRLQKEADSQYPLTTDNIKTVMLDMFGAGSETSATTLQWAMAELIRNPRVMRKAQDEVRQQLAGHGKVKEADLTDLRYLGFVTKETLRMHPPAPLLLPRRCGSPCQVLGLDVPEGVMVIVNAWAIGMDPVHWDAPEKFAPERFEQNGRDFKGADFEFVPFGGGRRICPGMAFGLAHVELALAALLFHFDWELPGGVAAEDLDMTEEFGVTARLRSDLVVVAVPRVAVATE